A genomic window from Myxococcota bacterium includes:
- a CDS encoding type IV pilus twitching motility protein PilT, producing the protein MELNDILTIAIKGNASDIHLKAGLPPLFRVDGALVPLKNGERLTPEQLHGIATSIMTPGQKAHFDKFHEVDLAYSIAGLGRFRVNTFMQRGTVGIVFRVIPFGVKTIEQLVLPKVVERIAMEPRGLILVTGTTGSGKSTTLAAMIDYINTNRTCHIITIEDPIEFLIRDKRSIVNQREIGVDTNSFATALRAALRQDPDVILVGEMRDFETIETALTAAETGHLVMSTLHTIDAAETITRIVSVFPPHQQPQIRLQLASIIKGVISQRLIPRADGKGRIPAVEILVASARVRECIADPEMTKELNDAIAKGFTTYGMQSFDQSLMQHVKAGLVTYEEALLHVSNPDDFALRFKGISGTSDSSWDDFDKEAKGDDEISLTEEQDDLKIDRF; encoded by the coding sequence ATGGAACTCAACGACATCCTGACCATCGCGATCAAGGGCAACGCTTCGGACATCCATCTGAAAGCGGGGCTCCCGCCGCTCTTCCGCGTGGACGGAGCGCTCGTACCGCTGAAGAACGGCGAGCGACTGACTCCGGAGCAGCTGCACGGCATCGCCACGTCGATCATGACGCCGGGTCAGAAGGCGCACTTCGACAAGTTCCACGAGGTCGACCTCGCGTACTCGATCGCGGGCCTGGGCCGCTTCCGCGTGAACACCTTCATGCAGCGCGGAACGGTCGGGATCGTCTTCCGCGTGATTCCGTTCGGCGTGAAGACGATCGAGCAGCTCGTGCTGCCCAAGGTGGTCGAGCGCATCGCGATGGAGCCGCGCGGCCTGATCCTGGTCACGGGCACGACCGGCTCCGGCAAGTCGACCACGCTGGCCGCGATGATCGACTACATCAACACCAACCGCACGTGTCACATCATCACGATCGAGGACCCGATCGAGTTCCTGATCCGCGACAAGCGCTCGATCGTGAATCAGCGCGAGATCGGCGTCGACACGAACTCCTTCGCGACGGCCCTGCGCGCAGCCCTGCGCCAGGATCCGGACGTCATTCTGGTCGGTGAGATGCGCGACTTCGAGACCATCGAGACCGCACTCACCGCGGCCGAGACCGGTCACCTGGTCATGTCGACGCTGCACACGATCGACGCGGCCGAGACCATCACCCGCATCGTCTCCGTGTTCCCGCCGCACCAACAGCCGCAGATCCGCCTGCAGCTCGCGAGCATCATCAAGGGCGTCATCAGTCAGCGCCTGATCCCGCGCGCCGACGGCAAGGGCCGCATCCCCGCGGTCGAGATCCTGGTCGCGTCGGCGCGCGTGCGCGAGTGCATCGCCGACCCCGAGATGACCAAGGAGCTGAACGACGCGATCGCCAAGGGCTTCACCACCTACGGCATGCAGAGCTTCGATCAGTCGCTGATGCAGCACGTGAAGGCGGGGCTCGTCACGTACGAGGAGGCTCTCCTCCACGTGTCGAACCCGGACGACTTCGCGCTGCGCTTCAAGGGCATCTCGGGGACGTCGGACAGCTCGTGGGACGACTTCGACAAGGAAGCCAAGGGCGACGACGAGATCTCGCTCACCGAAGAGCAAGACGACCTGAAGATCGACCGCTTCTGA
- the recA gene encoding recombinase RecA yields the protein MSRGQTNNSKDDKQKAVDLMVASIEKQFGKGAIMVMGQEHLDREIGVISTGSPSLDIALGIGGLPKGRVVEIYGPESSGKTTLSLHAVAECQRKGGVAAFIDAEHALDVSYAKKLGVSVEELLVSQPDTGEQALEIADMLVRSGAVDIVVIDSVAALVPKAEIEGEMGDQHVGLQARLMSQALRKLTGNLARSNACLVFINQVRMKIGVMFGNPETTSGGNALKFYASVRLDVRRIGQIKDGEVAIGSRTRVKVVKNKCAPPFRQAEFDLMFDKGISREGDILDLASELGLMEKSGTWYSFEGTRIGQGRENAKAFLLANPDVYDRVAELVYANAGIKKKVPVGESVATDDDGPAPD from the coding sequence ATGTCGCGAGGGCAGACGAACAACAGCAAGGACGACAAGCAGAAGGCCGTCGACCTCATGGTCGCGTCGATCGAGAAGCAGTTCGGCAAGGGCGCGATCATGGTCATGGGCCAGGAGCACCTGGACCGCGAGATCGGCGTGATCTCGACGGGCTCGCCGTCACTCGACATCGCGCTCGGCATCGGCGGCCTGCCGAAGGGCCGCGTGGTCGAGATCTACGGCCCGGAGTCGTCCGGCAAGACCACCTTGTCACTCCACGCGGTGGCCGAGTGCCAGCGCAAGGGCGGCGTGGCGGCGTTCATCGACGCCGAGCACGCGCTCGACGTGAGCTACGCCAAGAAGCTCGGAGTGAGTGTCGAGGAGCTGCTCGTCTCGCAGCCCGACACCGGCGAGCAGGCGCTCGAGATCGCAGACATGCTCGTGCGCTCGGGCGCGGTCGACATCGTGGTCATCGACTCGGTCGCGGCGCTCGTGCCCAAGGCCGAGATCGAAGGCGAGATGGGCGACCAGCACGTCGGCCTGCAGGCACGGCTCATGAGTCAGGCGCTGCGCAAGCTGACCGGCAACCTCGCGCGCTCGAACGCGTGTCTCGTCTTCATCAACCAGGTGCGCATGAAGATCGGCGTCATGTTCGGCAACCCCGAGACCACCTCGGGCGGCAACGCGCTGAAGTTCTACGCCTCGGTGCGCCTCGACGTGCGGCGGATCGGCCAGATCAAAGACGGCGAGGTGGCCATCGGCAGCCGCACGCGCGTGAAGGTCGTGAAGAACAAGTGCGCGCCGCCGTTCCGGCAGGCCGAGTTCGACCTCATGTTCGACAAGGGCATCTCGCGCGAGGGCGACATCCTCGACCTGGCCTCCGAGCTCGGGCTCATGGAGAAGAGCGGCACCTGGTACAGCTTCGAGGGCACGCGCATCGGGCAGGGCCGCGAGAACGCCAAGGCGTTCCTCTTGGCGAACCCGGACGTGTACGACCGCGTGGCGGAGCTGGTGTACGCCAACGCCGGGATCAAGAAGAAGGTTCCGGTCGGCGAGTCCGTGGCGACGGACGACGACGGACCCGCCCCGGACTGA
- a CDS encoding competence/damage-inducible protein A, with the protein MSARDGVWVVTIGDELLRGEIVDSNKSHLSQRMLALELETARHVSVPDDPGMMEEVLREAAARARVVLVSGGLGPTRDDLTTEIAARTFGRKLVRDEESLEQIRAFFRRFNREMAANNAKQADFPEGATVLRNPIGTAPGFMLEVPHPAGEPTQLFFMPGVPRELYLMVDEQVVPRIAERLGARRVVRARLLRTFGIGESNLDRMLSDLAQGDADTVIGFRTQFPDNLVRILVRAPDARAAEARLDTLEAQVRARLGDLVVGVGERKLEEVVAELLRERKRTIGVAESITGGLIASRLTDVPGSSAYLLAGVIAYANDAKVKALGVSAESLASHGAVSEPVARQMAEGMRRAAGADIGLATTGIAGPDGGSSEKPVGTLWLALADGEGTIAHRYQLMTDRARNKELASQLALDWVRRRLLGLPISAETFPRLVSQEGRK; encoded by the coding sequence GTGAGCGCGCGCGACGGCGTCTGGGTGGTCACGATCGGCGACGAGCTTCTGCGCGGCGAGATCGTCGACTCCAACAAGTCACACCTCTCGCAGCGCATGCTCGCGCTCGAGCTCGAGACCGCCCGCCACGTGAGCGTCCCGGACGACCCCGGCATGATGGAAGAGGTGCTGCGCGAGGCCGCGGCGCGGGCGCGCGTCGTGCTGGTCTCGGGCGGGCTCGGCCCCACGCGCGACGACCTCACCACCGAGATCGCCGCCCGGACCTTCGGCCGCAAGCTCGTGCGCGACGAGGAGTCACTCGAGCAGATCCGCGCGTTCTTCCGGCGCTTCAACCGCGAGATGGCCGCCAACAACGCCAAGCAGGCCGACTTCCCCGAAGGCGCCACGGTGCTGCGCAACCCGATCGGCACCGCGCCCGGCTTCATGCTCGAGGTGCCGCACCCGGCCGGAGAGCCGACGCAGCTGTTCTTCATGCCCGGCGTGCCGCGCGAGCTCTACCTCATGGTCGACGAGCAGGTCGTGCCGCGCATCGCCGAGCGGCTCGGCGCGCGGCGCGTGGTGCGCGCGCGGCTGCTGCGCACGTTCGGCATCGGCGAGTCGAACCTCGACCGCATGCTCTCCGACCTGGCCCAGGGCGACGCCGACACGGTGATCGGCTTCCGCACGCAGTTCCCCGACAACCTGGTCCGCATCCTCGTGCGCGCGCCCGACGCCCGCGCGGCCGAAGCACGGCTCGACACACTCGAAGCGCAGGTGCGCGCGCGCTTGGGCGACCTGGTCGTGGGCGTGGGCGAGCGCAAGCTCGAAGAGGTCGTCGCCGAGCTCCTGCGCGAGCGCAAGCGCACCATCGGCGTGGCCGAGTCGATCACCGGGGGGCTGATCGCGAGCCGGCTCACCGACGTGCCCGGCAGCTCCGCCTACCTGCTCGCGGGCGTGATCGCCTACGCCAACGACGCGAAGGTGAAGGCGCTGGGCGTCTCGGCCGAGTCACTCGCCAGCCACGGCGCGGTCTCGGAGCCGGTCGCGCGCCAGATGGCGGAAGGCATGCGGCGCGCAGCGGGCGCCGACATCGGCCTGGCCACCACGGGCATCGCGGGCCCCGACGGCGGCAGCAGCGAGAAGCCCGTGGGCACGCTCTGGCTCGCGCTCGCCGACGGCGAGGGCACGATCGCGCACCGCTACCAGCTCATGACCGACCGCGCGCGCAACAAGGAGCTGGCCAGCCAGCTCGCGCTCGATTGGGTGCGGCGCCGGCTGCTCGGCCTGCCGATCAGTGCCGAGACCTTCCCGCGGCTGGTCAGCCAGGAGGGCCGCAAGTGA
- the thpR gene encoding RNA 2',3'-cyclic phosphodiesterase, producing the protein MSDRLRAFLAVNLSDAARDCAARAVETLAEAVPRGVRWVPPESQHLTLKFLGEIGEDKVDALTARASAKLATVAPFEVALAGFGAFPNAREARVLWLGVVQGSASLAKLARKLDGAARVAGSERERRPFSAHLTLGRLREPARVEIERLTAPVSPVWTVSEVVLYESRLAPDGARYVPLAHLALGAGLDPSANEFAPES; encoded by the coding sequence GTGAGCGACCGGCTGCGCGCGTTCCTCGCCGTGAACCTGTCCGACGCGGCGCGCGACTGCGCGGCGCGCGCCGTCGAGACACTCGCCGAGGCCGTGCCCCGGGGAGTGCGCTGGGTGCCGCCCGAGAGCCAGCACCTGACGCTGAAGTTCCTGGGCGAGATCGGCGAGGACAAGGTCGACGCGCTCACCGCCCGCGCGAGCGCGAAGCTCGCCACGGTCGCCCCCTTCGAGGTCGCGCTCGCGGGCTTCGGCGCCTTCCCCAACGCGCGCGAGGCGCGCGTCCTGTGGCTCGGCGTGGTGCAGGGCTCGGCCTCGCTCGCAAAGCTCGCGCGCAAGCTCGACGGCGCGGCACGCGTCGCGGGCTCCGAGCGCGAGCGGAGGCCGTTCTCGGCGCACCTCACGCTCGGCCGGCTGCGCGAGCCCGCGCGGGTCGAGATCGAGCGGCTCACCGCGCCGGTTTCGCCTGTCTGGACCGTCTCGGAGGTCGTACTCTACGAGAGTCGTCTTGCCCCCGACGGCGCTCGGTACGTTCCCTTGGCCCACCTCGCGCTCGGCGCCGGGTTGGACCCATCCGCAAACGAATTCGCCCCAGAGAGCTAG
- a CDS encoding phosphatidylglycerophosphatase A — MRIFILALATGGGSGYSPVASGTVGSLVGLALFALVGGLGALPYAVACGGVIALGIWAAGRAEEIFGRHDDGRITIDEVAGMLVSLASLPFRPEVAGVGFLLFRLFDIWKPFPARAAERLPGGLGVMADDLVAGLYANLGGQVLWRLWVSGG, encoded by the coding sequence ATGAGAATATTCATTCTCGCGCTCGCGACTGGAGGCGGCTCCGGCTACTCGCCGGTGGCCTCCGGGACGGTCGGCTCGCTGGTCGGCCTGGCGCTCTTCGCGCTCGTGGGCGGGCTCGGGGCGCTGCCCTATGCCGTGGCGTGCGGGGGCGTGATCGCCCTGGGCATCTGGGCCGCGGGGCGCGCCGAGGAGATCTTCGGCCGCCACGACGACGGCCGCATCACGATCGACGAGGTCGCGGGCATGCTCGTCTCGCTGGCCTCGCTGCCGTTCCGGCCCGAGGTCGCGGGCGTCGGGTTCCTGCTGTTCCGGCTGTTCGACATCTGGAAGCCGTTCCCAGCCCGCGCGGCCGAGCGCCTGCCCGGCGGGCTGGGCGTGATGGCCGACGACCTCGTGGCGGGTCTCTACGCGAACCTGGGCGGACAGGTGCTGTGGCGCCTGTGGGTGAGCGGCGGGTGA